A region from the Osmerus eperlanus chromosome 11, fOsmEpe2.1, whole genome shotgun sequence genome encodes:
- the LOC134029314 gene encoding uncharacterized protein LOC134029314, with translation MSAEGGQKEKGKDGGGERDREAEKYGKELTVEVVVEGTENVSMMDLLKEVKKECGVVMGCRKRGDRTYELTMKDIEAKEKLMDGIRVRGALVHASDIVNNEMVVSFINLPVYLPDGKILAKLEEWGVRAISPLKRRVWPGTEIVDGTRFLKVRFTEQVRSLPYSTKFDTLREAGSEVGGDEEGQEDASDERDRETEMEQDEWGEESMEQGGGRKQKRAGATAKKEKKRRKAFEKRREEKGEDVEGRPQRYRGARKEVEVEEEGALKDAVANAQRRCTMRGTEMDKRRGLLSGEQLGSGNTERTPRGPTAYAVSHAHDIVSAFLLFVTPQIERVILDVTNREGYLKRGEEWKAMDATDLRAYIGLLILAGVYKSRGEAAASLWDAQSGRAIFRTTMQLKLFYTYSTSIRFDDRGTRAARRATEKLAAIREVWDMWVERLPRLYDPGPEVTVDEQLLAFRGRCPFKQYMPSKPAKYGIKSWVACDAKSSYAWKMQVYTGKQMDGVPERNQGMRVVLDVTEGLKDRNVTCDNFFTSYELGRELMATRNMTVVGTVRKNRAELLSELLTTKTQRVLSSQFAFTPTTTLVSYLAKKNKNVLLMSTRHTDAEISDRNDGKPTIVLDYNLNKGGVDNLDKVITAYSCKRKTARWPLVIFSNIVDVSSYNAFVIWREVNPNWMPRKRNKRRFFLEQLGRALVTPLIERRRCLRRTGAAAAVVKDLRMASCRDPPPQRRPGEDGAAATAASSSAGPTSPVPASKRKRCQKTEQLSRVQKRALLKPQRC, from the exons ATGTCTGCTGAAGGTGGACAAAAGGAGAAAGGCAAGGACGGCGGAGGAGAGCGcgacagagaggcagaaaaaTACGGAAAGGAACTGACCGTGGAAGTGGTGGTTGAGGGAACGGAGAATGTTTCCATGATGGACTTATTAAAGGAGGTGAAAAAGGAGTGTGGAGTGGTGATGGgctgcaggaagagaggagacagaacatATGAGCTGACAATGAAGGACATTGAAGCTAAGGAGAAGTTGATGGACGGCATTAGGGTGAGAGGGGCTTTGGTGCACGCAAGTGACATTGTTAATAATGAGATGGTGGTCTCCTTCATCAACTTGCCGGTCTATTTGCCGGATGGCAAGATTCTGGCGAAACTGGAGGAGTGGGGAGTACGGGCCATCTCGCCTCTTAAGCGGCGAGTGTGGCCCGGAACGGAGATTGTCGATGGAACGCGGTTTTTAAAGGTGCGGTTCACGGAGCAGGTTCGTTCGCTCCCATACTCCACCAAGTTTGACACTTTAAGAG AGGCCGGTAGCGAGGTCGGAGGAGACgaagagggacaggaagacGCATCCGACGAGCGGGACCGGGAAACTGAAATGGAGCAGGAcgaatggggagaggagagcatggAGCAAGGCGGTGGCAGAAAGCAGAAGAGGGCCGGAGCAACAgctaagaaggagaagaagcggCGGAAGGCATTCGagaaaagaagggaggagaagggcgaGGATGTGGAGGGGAGGCCACAGAGGTACAGAGGAGCACgaaaggaggtggaggtggaggaggagggggcgttgAAGGACGCAGTCGCTAATGCACAACGACGGTGTACCATGAGGGGAACTGAGATGGACAAGAGACGGGGGCTGCTGAGTGGCGAACAGCTGGGAAGTGGCAA TACGGAGAGGACCCCCAGAGGACCCACAGCTTACGCCGTTTCCCACGCTCACGACATCGTCTCCGCATTTTTACtctttgtcacgccacaaatcgaaagagtaatcttggacgtgacaaatcgggaaggttatctgaaacgcggagaggagtggaaagccATGGACGCCACTGACCTACGTGCCTACATAGGGCTGCTAATCCTGGCAGGGGTGTACAAGTCCCGAGGCGAAGCGGCCGCCAGTCTATGGGACGCGCAAAGCGGCAGAGCGATTTTCCGCACCACCATGCAGCTGAAACTCTTCTACACCTATTCGACGTCGATACGATTTGACGACCGTGGGACACGAGCGGCGAGACGCGCGACGGAAAAGTTGGCGGCGATAAGAGAGGTCTGGGATATGTGGGTAGAGAGATTACCACGCCTCTACGACCCAGGGCCCGAAGTGACCGTGGACGAACAACTGCTCGCGTTCAGAGGACGGTGTCCTTTCAAGCAGTACATGCCAAGCAAACCGGCGAAATACGGCATCAAGTCGTGGGTCGCGTGCGATGCAAAATCAAGCTACGCTTGGAAGATGCAAGTCTACACCGGGAAGCAGATGGACGGAGTCCCGGAGAGGAACCAGGGGATGCGCGTCGTGCTCGACGTGACAGAGGGCCTGAAGGATCGCAATGTCACGTGTGACAATTTCTTCACCTCTTACGAACTCGGACGAGAGCTCATGGCGACGAGAAACATGACCGTGGTTGGCACCGTGCGAAAGAACAGGGCCGAGCTCCTGTCCGAGCTGCTGACGACGAAGACGCAACGGGTGCTGTCGTCGCAGTTCGCCTTCACTCCAACCACCACTCTGGTTTCCTACCTCGCGAAGAAAAATAAGAACGTTTTACTCAtgagcacacgccacacagacgCTGAAATCAGTGACAGAAACGACGGCAAACCGACCATCGTCCTGGATTATAATTTGAACAAAGGCGGAGTCGACAATCTGGATAAGGTCATCACGGCCTACAGCTGTAAAAGGAAGACGGCCCGCTGGCCCCTCGTCATCTTCAGCAACATCGTTGACGTCTCCTCCTACAACGCCtttgtgatatggagagaggtCAACCCCAACTGGATGCCGCGTAAGCGCAACAAGAGAAGGTTTTTCCTCGAGCAGCTCGGAAGGGCCCTTGTGACTCCGCTGATCGAAAGAAGACGATGTCTGCGCCGCACTGGAGCTGCTGCCGCGGTTGTGAAAGATCTACGGATGGCCAGCTGTCGCGATCCGCCTCCTCAGCGGCGACCCGGAGAGGATGGCGCAGCCGCCACCGCCGCCTCCTCATCGGCAGGACCGACGTCGCCGGTCCCTGCcagtaagaggaagagatgtcaa AAGACTGAACAACTCAGTCGAGTGCAGAAGAGGGCTTTGCTCAAGCCACAGCGCTGCTAA